A window from Gallus gallus isolate bGalGal1 chromosome 5, bGalGal1.mat.broiler.GRCg7b, whole genome shotgun sequence encodes these proteins:
- the LPXN gene encoding leupaxin isoform X4: MEDLDALLAELEQSSQPAPTNCMLLTPSTRQQDAPPDKPPAPSSQKPLASAAPKVPLPPRAQPSGKSLETVYSPMPTPQPLPASPEPTAAARQLDELLADLGQMQSKLAAVGQGAGAPVGSAHSLDHMLGGLTRDLQELGITAAPAAVCAACHKPIAGKMFTALGETWHPEHFTCARCGQELGGQPFFERGGQAYCEEDYHQAFSPRCAYCAGPIRERVLTAMDQTWHPEHFFCAHCGKVFGDDGFHERGGKPYCFQDFVVLFAPKCQGCERPLTDNYLSALQGVWHPECFVCADCLSSFTNGSFFELEGRPYCELHFHQRQGSVCHGCGHPITGRCITAAGRKYHPEHFICAYCLSQLHKGTFRERGDKMYCQACHDKLFL; the protein is encoded by the exons ATGGAGGATTTGG ATGCGttgctggcagagctggagcagagctcccagccGGCTCCCACGAACTGCATGTTGCTGACacccagcaccaggcagcaggACGCACCTCCAGACAAGCCCCCGGCCCCCAGCAGCCAGAAGCCACTTGCCTCGGCAGCCCCGAAG GTGCCACTGCCACCTCGGGCTCAGCCTTCAGGCAAAAGCTTGGAAACTGTGTACAG ccccatgccGACCCCACAACCACTGCCTGCTTCGCCTGAACCCACAGCGGCCGCCCGGCAGCTGGATGAGCTTCTGGCTGACCTGGGCCAGATGCAAAGCAAG ctggcagctgtggggcaaGGAGCCGGAGCACCGGTGGGCTCTGCACACTCGCTGGACCACATGCTGGGTGGCCTGACGCGGGacctgcaggagctgggcatcactgctgctcctgctgccgtCTGTGCCGCCTGCCACAAGCCCATCGCCGGCAAG ATGTTCACGGCCCTAGGTGAAACCTGGCACCCCGAGCACTTCACCTGTGCCCGCTGCGGGCAGGAGCTGGGCGGACAGCCCTTCTTTGAGCGCGGGGGGCAGGCGTACTGCGAGGAGGACTACCACCAGGCCTTCTCCCCACGCTGCGCCTACTGCGCTGGCCCCATCCGCGAG AGAGTCCTCACCGCCATGGACCAGACCTGGCACCCCGAGCACTTCTTCTGCGCCCACTGCGGGAAGGTGTTTGGAGATGATG GTTTCCATGAGCGCGGTGGGAAACCCTACTGCTTCCAGGACTTTGTGGTCCTCTTCGCCCCCAAGTGCCAGGGCTGTGAGCGGCCACTGACGGACAACTACCTGTCGGCCCTGCAGGGCGTCTGGCATCCTGAGTGCTTTGTCTGCGCG GACTGCTTGAGCAGCTTCACCAACGGCTCCTTCTTCGAACTGGAGGGCCGTCCCTACTGTGAGCTGCACTTCCACCAGCGGCAGGGCAGCGTGTGCCATGGCTGCGGGCACCCCATCACCGGCCGCTGCATCACAGCCGCCGGGCGCAAGTACCACCCCGAGCACTTCATCTGCGCCTACTGCCTGAGCCAGCTGCACAAAGGCACCTTCCGCGAGCGTGGGGACAAGATGTACTGCCAGGCCTGCCATGACAAGCTCTTCCTTTGA
- the LPXN gene encoding leupaxin isoform X2 — translation MSCHEGGKLEVERALSSVRIPPLWGTGSTKDALLAELEQSSQPAPTNCMLLTPSTRQQDAPPDKPPAPSSQKPLASAAPKVPLPPRAQPSGKSLETVYSPMPTPQPLPASPEPTAAARQLDELLADLGQMQSKLAAVGQGAGAPVGSAHSLDHMLGGLTRDLQELGITAAPAAVCAACHKPIAGKMFTALGETWHPEHFTCARCGQELGGQPFFERGGQAYCEEDYHQAFSPRCAYCAGPIRERVLTAMDQTWHPEHFFCAHCGKVFGDDGFHERGGKPYCFQDFVVLFAPKCQGCERPLTDNYLSALQGVWHPECFVCADCLSSFTNGSFFELEGRPYCELHFHQRQGSVCHGCGHPITGRCITAAGRKYHPEHFICAYCLSQLHKGTFRERGDKMYCQACHDKLFL, via the exons ATGTCCTGCCATGAGGGTGGCAAGCTGGAAGTAGAAAGGGCTTTGTCCTCTGTAAGGATCCCACCACTCTGGGGCACGGGAAGCACCAAGG ATGCGttgctggcagagctggagcagagctcccagccGGCTCCCACGAACTGCATGTTGCTGACacccagcaccaggcagcaggACGCACCTCCAGACAAGCCCCCGGCCCCCAGCAGCCAGAAGCCACTTGCCTCGGCAGCCCCGAAG GTGCCACTGCCACCTCGGGCTCAGCCTTCAGGCAAAAGCTTGGAAACTGTGTACAG ccccatgccGACCCCACAACCACTGCCTGCTTCGCCTGAACCCACAGCGGCCGCCCGGCAGCTGGATGAGCTTCTGGCTGACCTGGGCCAGATGCAAAGCAAG ctggcagctgtggggcaaGGAGCCGGAGCACCGGTGGGCTCTGCACACTCGCTGGACCACATGCTGGGTGGCCTGACGCGGGacctgcaggagctgggcatcactgctgctcctgctgccgtCTGTGCCGCCTGCCACAAGCCCATCGCCGGCAAG ATGTTCACGGCCCTAGGTGAAACCTGGCACCCCGAGCACTTCACCTGTGCCCGCTGCGGGCAGGAGCTGGGCGGACAGCCCTTCTTTGAGCGCGGGGGGCAGGCGTACTGCGAGGAGGACTACCACCAGGCCTTCTCCCCACGCTGCGCCTACTGCGCTGGCCCCATCCGCGAG AGAGTCCTCACCGCCATGGACCAGACCTGGCACCCCGAGCACTTCTTCTGCGCCCACTGCGGGAAGGTGTTTGGAGATGATG GTTTCCATGAGCGCGGTGGGAAACCCTACTGCTTCCAGGACTTTGTGGTCCTCTTCGCCCCCAAGTGCCAGGGCTGTGAGCGGCCACTGACGGACAACTACCTGTCGGCCCTGCAGGGCGTCTGGCATCCTGAGTGCTTTGTCTGCGCG GACTGCTTGAGCAGCTTCACCAACGGCTCCTTCTTCGAACTGGAGGGCCGTCCCTACTGTGAGCTGCACTTCCACCAGCGGCAGGGCAGCGTGTGCCATGGCTGCGGGCACCCCATCACCGGCCGCTGCATCACAGCCGCCGGGCGCAAGTACCACCCCGAGCACTTCATCTGCGCCTACTGCCTGAGCCAGCTGCACAAAGGCACCTTCCGCGAGCGTGGGGACAAGATGTACTGCCAGGCCTGCCATGACAAGCTCTTCCTTTGA
- the LPXN gene encoding leupaxin isoform X3, producing the protein MEDLDALLAELEQSSQPAPTNCMLLTPSTRQQDAPPDKPPAPSSQKPLASAAPKVPLPPRAQPSGKSLETVYSSPMPTPQPLPASPEPTAAARQLDELLADLGQMQSKLAAVGQGAGAPVGSAHSLDHMLGGLTRDLQELGITAAPAAVCAACHKPIAGKMFTALGETWHPEHFTCARCGQELGGQPFFERGGQAYCEEDYHQAFSPRCAYCAGPIRERVLTAMDQTWHPEHFFCAHCGKVFGDDGFHERGGKPYCFQDFVVLFAPKCQGCERPLTDNYLSALQGVWHPECFVCADCLSSFTNGSFFELEGRPYCELHFHQRQGSVCHGCGHPITGRCITAAGRKYHPEHFICAYCLSQLHKGTFRERGDKMYCQACHDKLFL; encoded by the exons ATGGAGGATTTGG ATGCGttgctggcagagctggagcagagctcccagccGGCTCCCACGAACTGCATGTTGCTGACacccagcaccaggcagcaggACGCACCTCCAGACAAGCCCCCGGCCCCCAGCAGCCAGAAGCCACTTGCCTCGGCAGCCCCGAAG GTGCCACTGCCACCTCGGGCTCAGCCTTCAGGCAAAAGCTTGGAAACTGTGTACAG cagccccatgccGACCCCACAACCACTGCCTGCTTCGCCTGAACCCACAGCGGCCGCCCGGCAGCTGGATGAGCTTCTGGCTGACCTGGGCCAGATGCAAAGCAAG ctggcagctgtggggcaaGGAGCCGGAGCACCGGTGGGCTCTGCACACTCGCTGGACCACATGCTGGGTGGCCTGACGCGGGacctgcaggagctgggcatcactgctgctcctgctgccgtCTGTGCCGCCTGCCACAAGCCCATCGCCGGCAAG ATGTTCACGGCCCTAGGTGAAACCTGGCACCCCGAGCACTTCACCTGTGCCCGCTGCGGGCAGGAGCTGGGCGGACAGCCCTTCTTTGAGCGCGGGGGGCAGGCGTACTGCGAGGAGGACTACCACCAGGCCTTCTCCCCACGCTGCGCCTACTGCGCTGGCCCCATCCGCGAG AGAGTCCTCACCGCCATGGACCAGACCTGGCACCCCGAGCACTTCTTCTGCGCCCACTGCGGGAAGGTGTTTGGAGATGATG GTTTCCATGAGCGCGGTGGGAAACCCTACTGCTTCCAGGACTTTGTGGTCCTCTTCGCCCCCAAGTGCCAGGGCTGTGAGCGGCCACTGACGGACAACTACCTGTCGGCCCTGCAGGGCGTCTGGCATCCTGAGTGCTTTGTCTGCGCG GACTGCTTGAGCAGCTTCACCAACGGCTCCTTCTTCGAACTGGAGGGCCGTCCCTACTGTGAGCTGCACTTCCACCAGCGGCAGGGCAGCGTGTGCCATGGCTGCGGGCACCCCATCACCGGCCGCTGCATCACAGCCGCCGGGCGCAAGTACCACCCCGAGCACTTCATCTGCGCCTACTGCCTGAGCCAGCTGCACAAAGGCACCTTCCGCGAGCGTGGGGACAAGATGTACTGCCAGGCCTGCCATGACAAGCTCTTCCTTTGA
- the LPXN gene encoding leupaxin isoform X1 encodes MSCHEGGKLEVERALSSVRIPPLWGTGSTKDALLAELEQSSQPAPTNCMLLTPSTRQQDAPPDKPPAPSSQKPLASAAPKVPLPPRAQPSGKSLETVYSSPMPTPQPLPASPEPTAAARQLDELLADLGQMQSKLAAVGQGAGAPVGSAHSLDHMLGGLTRDLQELGITAAPAAVCAACHKPIAGKMFTALGETWHPEHFTCARCGQELGGQPFFERGGQAYCEEDYHQAFSPRCAYCAGPIRERVLTAMDQTWHPEHFFCAHCGKVFGDDGFHERGGKPYCFQDFVVLFAPKCQGCERPLTDNYLSALQGVWHPECFVCADCLSSFTNGSFFELEGRPYCELHFHQRQGSVCHGCGHPITGRCITAAGRKYHPEHFICAYCLSQLHKGTFRERGDKMYCQACHDKLFL; translated from the exons ATGTCCTGCCATGAGGGTGGCAAGCTGGAAGTAGAAAGGGCTTTGTCCTCTGTAAGGATCCCACCACTCTGGGGCACGGGAAGCACCAAGG ATGCGttgctggcagagctggagcagagctcccagccGGCTCCCACGAACTGCATGTTGCTGACacccagcaccaggcagcaggACGCACCTCCAGACAAGCCCCCGGCCCCCAGCAGCCAGAAGCCACTTGCCTCGGCAGCCCCGAAG GTGCCACTGCCACCTCGGGCTCAGCCTTCAGGCAAAAGCTTGGAAACTGTGTACAG cagccccatgccGACCCCACAACCACTGCCTGCTTCGCCTGAACCCACAGCGGCCGCCCGGCAGCTGGATGAGCTTCTGGCTGACCTGGGCCAGATGCAAAGCAAG ctggcagctgtggggcaaGGAGCCGGAGCACCGGTGGGCTCTGCACACTCGCTGGACCACATGCTGGGTGGCCTGACGCGGGacctgcaggagctgggcatcactgctgctcctgctgccgtCTGTGCCGCCTGCCACAAGCCCATCGCCGGCAAG ATGTTCACGGCCCTAGGTGAAACCTGGCACCCCGAGCACTTCACCTGTGCCCGCTGCGGGCAGGAGCTGGGCGGACAGCCCTTCTTTGAGCGCGGGGGGCAGGCGTACTGCGAGGAGGACTACCACCAGGCCTTCTCCCCACGCTGCGCCTACTGCGCTGGCCCCATCCGCGAG AGAGTCCTCACCGCCATGGACCAGACCTGGCACCCCGAGCACTTCTTCTGCGCCCACTGCGGGAAGGTGTTTGGAGATGATG GTTTCCATGAGCGCGGTGGGAAACCCTACTGCTTCCAGGACTTTGTGGTCCTCTTCGCCCCCAAGTGCCAGGGCTGTGAGCGGCCACTGACGGACAACTACCTGTCGGCCCTGCAGGGCGTCTGGCATCCTGAGTGCTTTGTCTGCGCG GACTGCTTGAGCAGCTTCACCAACGGCTCCTTCTTCGAACTGGAGGGCCGTCCCTACTGTGAGCTGCACTTCCACCAGCGGCAGGGCAGCGTGTGCCATGGCTGCGGGCACCCCATCACCGGCCGCTGCATCACAGCCGCCGGGCGCAAGTACCACCCCGAGCACTTCATCTGCGCCTACTGCCTGAGCCAGCTGCACAAAGGCACCTTCCGCGAGCGTGGGGACAAGATGTACTGCCAGGCCTGCCATGACAAGCTCTTCCTTTGA